A single genomic interval of Aedes aegypti strain LVP_AGWG chromosome 1, AaegL5.0 Primary Assembly, whole genome shotgun sequence harbors:
- the LOC5576737 gene encoding putative aminopeptidase W07G4.4 codes for MAERCLPCKVLQPLTSFDRDYLKDNLYDTICVIDGNQVPAVLEGCFAARRAFDEAFDCETSCFKSDALNCRVVYAPVGELTDFDDVRRYSEAAAKAVDRAIKAGAKQPVIVIPTSKDFVEAGLVSVLGALAKLYVPLQLREDVPEKMMRFEKIGFYHHDQARLANILNEARAFETGRFVARDIGGGDPERMAPPRVEQYVYSGVYDRNLIHSSVISDHTTMVKEYPLFAAVNRAAVSVPRHQGRLIFLEYKSNSPTKNTLILVGKGVTYDTGGADIKAGGVMAGMSRDKCGAAAVAGFMKIVEQMQPAGVHVIGVLCMVRNSVGEDCYVSDEMITSRAGVRVRVGNTDAEGRMAMADALCQMKERVLKEKLPDPHLFTIATLTGHAVLAVGNHSIVMDNGPAKASGHGLRLQSEGEKIGEPFEISNLRKEDFDMHSGKCYGEDVLQANNLPSSKTCRGHQSPAAFMMLSTGLDKHGLKSETPIKYSHLDIAGSAGDIPDPPTGAPILALALTHLLR; via the exons ATGCCTTCCGTGTAAGGTTTTACAGCCGCTGACGTCATTCGATCGCGACTACCTCAAGGATAACCTGTACGACACGATTTGCGTGATCGATGGCAACCAGGTTCCGGCCGTTCTGGAAGGCTGCTTTGCCGCTCGCAGAGCATTCGACGAGGCTTTTGATTGCGAAACGAGTTGCTTCAAGTCGGATGCTTTGAACTGCCGCGTGGTCTACGCTCCTGTGGGGGAGTTGACTGATTTTGATGACGTTCGTCGATATAGCGAAGCCGCTGCAAAGGCTGTGGACCGTGCGATCAAGGCTGGAGCTAAGCAACCGGTCATCGTTATTCCAACCAGCAAGGACTTTGTGGAGGCTGGACTAGTTTCGGTACTTGGCGCGTTAGCGAAACTGTATGTCCCACTGCAACTGCGTGAGGATGTCCCGGAGAAGATGATGCGCTTCGAGAAGATTGGTTTCTACCATCACGATCAGGCCAGACTGGCGAATATTCTAAACGAAGCTAGAGCTTTCGAAACTGGTCGTTTTGTTGCACGTGATATCGGTGGAGGTGATCCGGAGCGTATGGCTCCCCCACGTGTTGAACAATATGTCTACAGTGGGGTGTATGATAGAAATCTGATCCATAGCTCTGTAATTTCCGATCACACCACCATGGTGAAGGAATATCCTCTGTTTGCGGCCGTAAACCGGGCAGCTGTAAGTGTCCCCCGTCATCAGGGACGATTGATATTCTTGGAGTACAAATCAAACAGTCCTACGAAGAATACTTTGATTCTGGTCGGAAAGGGTGTCACTTACGATACCGGTGGCGCCGATATCAAGGCTGGAGGTGTAATGGCTGGTATGAGCCGGGACAAATGTGGAGCGGCTGccgttgccggattcatgaaGATCGTAGAACAAATGCAGCCAGCGGGAGTGCACGTGATCGGCGTTTTGTGTATGGTGCGTAACTCCGTGGGGGAGGATTGTTATGTTTCGGATGAAATGATAACATCCAGGGCAGGGGTGCGGGTTCGCGTTGGAAATACCGACGCCGAAGGACGCATGGCCATGGCAGATGCGCTGTGTCAGATGAAAGAGCGTGTTCTAAAGGAAAAATTGCCAGATCCGCATCTGTTCACGATTGCTACCTTGACGGGGCATGCCGTGCTGGCTGTTGGAAATCATTCAATTGTGATGGATAACGGTCCGGCCAAAGCATCCGGTCACGGGCTACGGTTGCAGAGCGAGGGCGAAAAGATTGGAGAACCATTTGAGATTTCCAATCTCCGCAAGGAAGACTTCGATATGCACTCGGGCAAGTGCTACGGTGAGGACGTGCTGCAGGCCAACAATCTTCCATCCAGCAAAACCTGCAGAGGACATCAG AGTCCCGCTGCATTCATGATGCTTTCCACCGGTCTGGACAAGCATGGTCTCAAGTCGGAAACACCGATCAAATATTCGCATCTTGATATCGCCGGCAGCGCCGGAGACATTCCGGATCCACCGACCGGTGCTCCGATCCTGGCCCTGGCCCTTACCCATCTCCTGCGTTGA